Sequence from the Guyparkeria hydrothermalis genome:
GAGTTCGATCTCGCGCACCGGGTTGGGCAGAGTGTCTATGCGCTTCACTCACCACCTCCTGCAGAAAGGGAACGTGGAACCGGTCGCGGTTCAATCGACCGGGTGAAATTCCAACGGCAGGCGCGCCAACAACTCCCGATAGAGCCGGTGCACCTCGTCATGGCCGGACCCGCCGAGAAAGATCACCGCCACCTCGTAGCTATAGGCATCCTGGCCACGCATCTCGGAAAGCCGATCGCCCTCCTCCACCTCGATCTGGATCAGCGCTCCGGGAAAATCGCGCTCCAGTACTTCGAGCTCCGCGCTCGTCGGCACACGGGTGACCACGGCGTCCTCGTAACGACGAACCATGTACTTGACGGCCACCTGGTGCCGGCCTTCCCAGCGCGGGAACGAAGGGCGATGGCCGAGGGCAACATCGATCGCCACCTCGTGATGCGAGGCACCGGCGACGTCGATGAACAGTGGCGAATGCGACTTCGAGATGCGGGTGTTCACCTCGAGCAGCCAGATCTGGTCGGCGGTCTCGTCCCAGAAGTACTCGATGTTGAATGGCGTATCGTCGAGCTCCATCGCCGGGATGGCTTCACGGGTGATTTCGATCATCCGCGCCTGCACCGATTCGGGCAGTTGCGACGGAAACTCGTAACGCCCGAATGACGAATTCATCATCCCTTCCCGGATCGAGTCGACCACGCCGTAGACCGACACCCGGCCGTGACGAACATAGCCCTCGAGGGTGCATTGCCAGCCGTCGATCGGCTTTTCCAGTGTGCAGTGATAACCATCGATCGTGGCCGGGATGTCGTCCGGCAGCGAGACCCGCTCCATGAAGCGCGCGAAAGGCTCGCCGAAACGGTTGATGCCCGCCCGCAAGCCAGCGAGTGCATCATCGAGCTCACGCGGGCCATCGACCCGATAGACCATCTGCGAGGAGAAGCCGATGTTGGGCTTGATCCAGAAGGGATAGTCGAGCGTGACCTCGCGGGCGGCCTGTTCGTCGAACGGGTCGAGGCTCTGGAAGGCGGGGATGTTTTCCGGGACCACCGTTGCCTGACGCAGGCGCGACCAGTACTTGTGCTCGGCGATCAGGATGCTTTCCAGACTGGGCCCCGGCAGGCCGAAGGCGTCACGGAAGATGACCCGCAGGGCGTAGGTCGGGAAGTCCCAGTGACCGATGACCGCATCGGGACGCACGCCGGCGCCCTCGATTTGCCGCATGCCCGTCTCGATCATCTCGTCGATCGGGTACGAGGCCGGGTTGACCATCATCCCGTAGGGCAGCAGGCCGTGAAAGGCGTACTCACGGGCGTGCCGGACAGTGTTCAGCTGCCTGAGGTGGAAGTCGTCCAGCCCGATGACGAACACATGTCTGGTCATGAGTCCTCCTCGAACAGCACGCGGCCGGCCACCGCACGTGACCGCTCGCCTGTCAGTTGGGATCGTCGAGGAAGAAGATAGCAGTCTGGGGGCACCACTGCCGGCCGCGGGGCACTCGCCATGACCCGTCGTCAGTGCCGGCGGCTACTTACGTGCGCGCCTTGTGTGCTTGTTTCTGTCGATACATGGAGTCGTCGGCGGCCGCGAGCAACTCCTCAACGGTCGTACCCGAATCTGGGTAGACCGCCAGGCCGACACTGGCACTTGGATTAAGAGTCAGCTCATCAAGCTGGACGGGCGACTCGATCGCCTCATGGATCTTCTCCGCCACACGCTCGACCGCCTCCGGATTGACCGGCCGAGCGACCAGCACCGCAAACTCGTCGCCGCCCTGCCGGCTGACAGTGTCCTCGTCGCGCGTGACCGTCTCCATGCGCCGAGCGAGCTCGACCAGCAGACGGTCTCCCACGTCGTGGCCATAGGTGTCGTTGATGGGCTTGAAATCATTCAGATCCACGTACAGTACGCCCACGCGCTCACCGTGACGTTCGGACGAGGAAAGTGCCCGCTCTAGACGCTCGTGGAACAAACTGCGATTGGCCAGCCCGGTCAGCGCATCGTGATGGGCCTTGTGCCACATAGCCCACTCGCGGGCCTTCGCCTCAGAGATATCCGAGAACATGACCACGAACCGCCGATCTCCAAGATCGCTGGTAATCGAGGTGAACGAGGCCAAAGTCGGGAAGAAGTTGGTGCCGTCGCCAAATCGGCGCAACCAGAGCTCCCCTTCCCAGCTGCCGGCAGCCCGCAACACCTCACGCACCTGGTTAAAAGGTGTGGTGTCGTCACGATCGAACACCAGTTCGTCAACGAACCGGCCGAGCAGCTCGGACTGGTCGTTTCCCAGCAGATGCTCGACCGCGGGGTTGGCCGACAGAATGCGCCCCGATTCATCAGCTATCACCACGCCCTCGTGGGTAGTCCGCAGGATGGTCGCCGCCTGCCGGGATTCCTCACTGGCGATAATACGGTCGGTTATGTCTTGCGTTGTCCCGACCATCCGAGTTGGACGCCCCGAGCCATCGCGCTCGACCGTACCGCGCTCGTGCACATAACGGATCTCGGTATCGGGGAGCACGATACGGTGGTCGATCTGGTAGGTGTTTCCCGTCTGCAGCGAACCTTCCACGGCCTGTTCGACCCGCTCGCGATCGTCGGGATGGACCATCTCCATGAAGCGCTCGTAGGTCGGCGTCAGGCTCCCCGGCTCCTGACCGAAAATCCGGTAGACCTCGTCGGACCAGGACAGCCTGTTGCTGCCGACATCGAAACGCCAGCTGCCTACCCGGGCAATCCGCTGTGCCTCGTTGAGCATCCGAAGCCAATGTTCCCGCTCGCCGGCACGGCTGGACTCCCGCAGATTCATGTAGATCATCGATCCGATGGTCAACAGCACCAGCATGGCCGTCAGACCCACCTTGATCCACAACCACGACCAGGCTTCGGCAAGCTGCGGCGCGGCGGCGTAGCGAAGCAGATAGGCCCCCTTGAGCCCCGTCGTGGTCTCGATGGGCAGGAAAGAGACCACGGCCGGCTCGGGTTGCCGCGTGGCCACGGAGAAGGTCTGCCAGTCGTTCATGCGCCGACGCACCCGGGGGCCGACGGCCTCGCCGATCTCGGCCAGTCGTGACTGACTCCAGTTGCGGGCCATCGGCAGGACGTCGGTGAGCTGGGTCAGATCCGCATGCCAGTCAATGACGAAACCCGGGTGCATGACCGAATCCATGTAGTTGTGCCGGCGCTCGTCGTCCCAGACCTTTCTCACCACCAGATCGCGGGAGACCAGCAGCCGGTAGGCACCGAGGTGTCTGTCGCCGTGAGAAAGCAGAAAGGAGCGAAACGAGTACGACGTCTCGACCGAGCCAACGAACTCCCCCTCGAAGTACAGCGGGAAAATGTAGCGAAAGCCGTTGAAGACCCGCCCCTCCTCGAAGCCGCTGACCGGCACGCGCTCGGTATTCACTCGGGCAATGCCGGTACGCACCTTCCACAAATCGTCGCCGAACTTCTCCGGGCGGTGAAAGCGCAGGAAGCTGATGGCCCCCGGCAAATGGAAATGCAGCTGGCGAAAGCCCTTGTCGCGCATCCGCTCATACAAAGGTCCGAGCCGATCGAGCAATTCGGCGCGCAGATCGGCGAGCCGCTCCGGGTCTTCCGTACGCGACGCCGCGGCCATCAGCCGGAGGACTTCGGGCTGGTTGATCTTGTCCTCGAAGACCTGGTCGGCAAGCTCCGCCTGGTACTGGCTCAGCGCCCGGTACTCGATCGTAAGATGCTCGACCGACTTGTCCTGGGTGGACCTGACGAGGTCGGCGTAGGCATCCAGGTACGACCAGAGCAACAACAGAAACACGAGGCCGCCGAAGATCGCCACCAAGGTATTGCGCAACCTGATGCGATGTTTGACGCCGTCCGTTTTCGATTTGGCGGGGGTCCGATCCTCTGACACGTTGACGGTTCTACTCCCGAAATATCTGCCCATCAGGATATCGCGTAGGCGTCGCCGGGGCGAAGACCGCCAACCGGCTGAATATCCTCCTAGACGCCCTGATCGTGCAGCTTTCGCGCGGCATTGGCTTCCTTGCGCCGACGCTTCTCCTCGTACATGGCACGGTCGGCGGCCTTCAGCAGCACCTCGGCGGCCTCGCCATCGTCAGGATAGATCGCCATACCGATGCTGGGCTTGATCCGGAGCTCATGGCCCCGCCAGACGACGGGGCGATCCAGTTCCACGCGCAGTTTGTCCACGACTGCATCAAGATCCGATCGGGACGTGGGTCGAGCGATCAGCACCGCGAACTCGTCGCCGCCCAACCGGCTCACCGTATCGGTCTCTCGCATGATGCTCTGCATGC
This genomic interval carries:
- a CDS encoding diguanylate cyclase domain-containing protein; protein product: MRNTLVAIFGGLVFLLLLWSYLDAYADLVRSTQDKSVEHLTIEYRALSQYQAELADQVFEDKINQPEVLRLMAAASRTEDPERLADLRAELLDRLGPLYERMRDKGFRQLHFHLPGAISFLRFHRPEKFGDDLWKVRTGIARVNTERVPVSGFEEGRVFNGFRYIFPLYFEGEFVGSVETSYSFRSFLLSHGDRHLGAYRLLVSRDLVVRKVWDDERRHNYMDSVMHPGFVIDWHADLTQLTDVLPMARNWSQSRLAEIGEAVGPRVRRRMNDWQTFSVATRQPEPAVVSFLPIETTTGLKGAYLLRYAAAPQLAEAWSWLWIKVGLTAMLVLLTIGSMIYMNLRESSRAGEREHWLRMLNEAQRIARVGSWRFDVGSNRLSWSDEVYRIFGQEPGSLTPTYERFMEMVHPDDRERVEQAVEGSLQTGNTYQIDHRIVLPDTEIRYVHERGTVERDGSGRPTRMVGTTQDITDRIIASEESRQAATILRTTHEGVVIADESGRILSANPAVEHLLGNDQSELLGRFVDELVFDRDDTTPFNQVREVLRAAGSWEGELWLRRFGDGTNFFPTLASFTSITSDLGDRRFVVMFSDISEAKAREWAMWHKAHHDALTGLANRSLFHERLERALSSSERHGERVGVLYVDLNDFKPINDTYGHDVGDRLLVELARRMETVTRDEDTVSRQGGDEFAVLVARPVNPEAVERVAEKIHEAIESPVQLDELTLNPSASVGLAVYPDSGTTVEELLAAADDSMYRQKQAHKART
- a CDS encoding ATP-grasp domain-containing protein, with the translated sequence MTRHVFVIGLDDFHLRQLNTVRHAREYAFHGLLPYGMMVNPASYPIDEMIETGMRQIEGAGVRPDAVIGHWDFPTYALRVIFRDAFGLPGPSLESILIAEHKYWSRLRQATVVPENIPAFQSLDPFDEQAAREVTLDYPFWIKPNIGFSSQMVYRVDGPRELDDALAGLRAGINRFGEPFARFMERVSLPDDIPATIDGYHCTLEKPIDGWQCTLEGYVRHGRVSVYGVVDSIREGMMNSSFGRYEFPSQLPESVQARMIEITREAIPAMELDDTPFNIEYFWDETADQIWLLEVNTRISKSHSPLFIDVAGASHHEVAIDVALGHRPSFPRWEGRHQVAVKYMVRRYEDAVVTRVPTSAELEVLERDFPGALIQIEVEEGDRLSEMRGQDAYSYEVAVIFLGGSGHDEVHRLYRELLARLPLEFHPVD